The genomic interval GCACTCTCTGGCTGTCTGTGACCCTATGTGGTGGCTTCTGTTGCCCCCTCTGGCTGTCTGTGGCCCTATGTGGTGGCTTCTGTTGCCCCCTCTGGCTGTCTGTGGCCCTATGTGGTGGCTTCTGTTGCCCCCTCTGGCTGTCTGTGGCCCTATGTGGTGGCTTCTGTTGCCCTCTCGGGCTGTCTGTGGCCCTATGTGGTGGCTTCTTTTGCCCTCTCTGGCTGTCTGTGGCCCTATGTGGTGGCTTCTGTTGCCCCCTCTGGCTGTCTGTGGCCCTATGTGGCGGCTTCTGTTGCCCCCTCTGGCTGTCTGCGGCCCTATGTGGTGGCTTCTGTTGCTCCCTCTGGCTGTCTGTGGCCCTATGTGGTGGCTTCTGTTGCCCTCTCTGGCTGTCTGTGGCCCTATGTGGTGGCTTCTGTTGCCCCCACTGGCTGTCTGTGGCCCTATGTGGTGGCCTCTGTTGCTCTCTCTGATTGTCTGTCTGTGGCCCTATGTGGTGGCTTCTGTTGCCCCCACTGGCTGGCTGTGGCCCTATGTGGTGGCTTCTGTTGCTCTCTCTGGCTGTCTGTGGCCCTATGTGGTGGCTTCTGTTGCCCTCTCTGGCTGTCTGTGGCCCTATGTGGTGGCTTCTGTTGCCCCCTCTGGCTGTCTGTGGCCCTATGTGGCTGCTTCTGTTGCCCTCTCTGGCTGTCTGTGGCCCTATGTGGTGGCTTCTGTTGCCCCAACTGGCTGTCTGTGACCCTATGTGGTGGCTTCTGTTGCCCCCTCTGGCTGTCTGTGGCCCTATGTGGATGCTTCTGTTGCTCACTCTGGTTGTCTGTGGCCCTATGTGGTGGCTTCTGTTGCTCTCTCTGATTGTATGTGGCCCTATGTGGTGGCTTCTGTTGCTCTCTCTGGCTGTCTGTGGCCCTATGTGGTGGCTGTCTGTTGCTCTCTCTGATTGTCTGTGGCTTAGTATGAAAATATCCTCCAGTTATATGCCTTTCCAGGATAAAGTGTTATTTACATCTCTTGTTGCAGTAATTCGAGACATTGTTTTTTGTGACTGTTTGTTGCTCACTGTGATTCTCTTTGTCTCACTGTGGTTGTCTGTTGCCCCCTCTGGCTGTCTGTGGCCCTATGTGGTGGCTTCTGTTGCCCCCTCTGGCTGTCTGTGGCCCTATGTGGTGGCTTCTGTTGCCCCCACTGGCTGTCTGGCCCTATGTGGTGGCTTCTGTTGCTCTCTCTGATTGTCTGTCTGTGGCCCTATGTGGTGGCTTCTGTTGCCCCCACTGGCTGTCTGTGGCCCTATGTGGTGGCTTCTGTTGCCCCCTCTGGCTGTTTGTGGCCCTATGTGGTGGCTTCTGTTGCTCTCTCTGATTGTCTGTGGCCCTATGTGGTGGCTGTCTGTTGCTCTCTCTGGCTGTCTGTGGCCCTATGTGGTGGTTCTGTTGCTCTCTCTGGTTGTCTGTGGCCCTATGTGGTGGCATCTGTTCCTCTCTCTGATTTCTGTGGCCCTATGTGGTGGCTTCTGTTGCTCTCTCTGATTGAATGTGGCCCTATGTGGTGGCTTCTGTTGCTCTCTCTGATTGTCTGTGGCCCTATGTGGTGGCTGTCTGTTGCTCTCTCTCTGATTGTCTGTGGCCCTATGTGGTGGCTTCTGTTACTCTCTCTGATTGTCTGTGGCCCTATGTGGTGGCTTCTGTTGCTCTCTCTGATTGTCTGTGGCCCTATGTGGTGGCTTCTGTTCCTCTCTCTGATTGTCTGTGGCCCTATGTGGTGGCTTCTGTTGCTCTCTCTGATTGTCTGTGGCCCTATGTGGTGGCTGTCTGTTGCTATCTCTGATTGTCTGTGGCCCTATTTGGTGGCTTCTGTTGCCCCCTCTGATTGTCTGTGGCCCTATGTGGTGGCTTCTGTTGCTCTCTCTGATTGTCTGTGGCCCTATGTGGCAGCCGTCTGTTGCTCTCACTGATTGTTTGTTGCTCTCTTTGACTTTCTGTAGCTGTCTGTGACTCTGTATGGCTGTCTGGTGTTTTCTGTGGCTGTATGTGGTTCTTTATGGCTTTCTGTTATTACTCAGTGTAGCTTTCTGTGGTTGTCTGTGGCTGCCTGTGGTTGTGTGTGGCTGTTTATGGCTGTCTGTGGTTGTCTGTTCCTCTCTGTAATTTTATGTGGTTGTCTGTGGCTCTCTGTGACTGTCTGTTGCTCTCTGTAGCTTTCTGTGGTTGTCTGTGGCTCTCTTTAACTTTCTGTGGTTGTCTTTGGCTCTCTGTGACTGTCTGTTGCTCTCTGTAGCTTTCTGTGGTTTTCTGTTTTACTCTATGGCTTATGTGGCTGTCTGTATGTGGCTCTCTGTGACTGTCTGTTTGTGACTCCCTGTGTTTGCTTGGCTGTATGTTGCTCTCTTGGACTTTCTGTGGCTGCCTATGGCTATCTTGCTGTCTGTGACCCTCTGGCTCACTGTGAAACTCAGGCTTACTATGGCTGTCTGTGGCACTCTGCTGCTCTCTATATCTGTCTGTAGCTGTCTATGGCTATCTTTGACTCTGTGGCTCTCAGTGACTCACTGTGTTTCTGTGGCTATCTGTAACTCCATGATTCTGTGACTCTCAATGACTCACTATGTCTCAGTGTGTTCACTGGGACTCTTGTGTGTGTGGGTTTGTGTTTAGCATTTTTTCATACACAtatagcagtaagcacaatgcccagccacatagtgctgcctcactggaaaatCATGCCATAGACACGACATGATCCCCCATCCAGCCACATTATACTGACTCTAGGCTGTGCATTCCAAGAACCAAGAACTAtttctcttaatgctgagcaccaagcgaagaagctgccagtaccatttttagctcgactatacgaagtttaaggagagctatcctactcgagcCGGCGTCAgcatctttccgcgtccccaccttggttaaagtttttttacacttccgcttttttcaacttatctctgtaattacttgatggatttgattcaaacttgaaatagttattcctcatcaccactcacatcatctggcataagggccataactctggcaccaatatttcatgatttatctcccctttccaCTTAGTTTTTAgcgttaaagttttgatgcactttcactctatctctgttattactgaatggatttgattcaaacttaaaataattgttcaacatcatcacccacatcatatgacacaagatgaataactctggcacaaatttttcatgaattattccccctttttacttagaatttcaggttaaaggtttaatgcactttcactctatctctgttattactagatggatttgattcaaactaaaatagttgttcagcatcatcaccgatgccatatgacacaaggtgcataactctggcaccaatttttcatgaattattccccctttttacttagaatttcaggttaaattttgatgcacttccactctatcactgttattactgaatggatttgattcagacttaaaatagttgttcaacatcatctcccacatcatttgacacaaggtgcataactctggcaccaatttacatgaattattccccctttttacttagaagttcaggataaagttttgatgcactttcactctatcactgttattacagaatggatttgattcaaacctaaagtagttgttcaacatcaccacccacaccatttaacacaaggtgcataactctggcaccaatatttcatgatttatctccccttcccacttagtttttaaggttaaagctttgatgcactttcaccctatctctgttattactgaatagatttgattcaaacttaaaataattgttcaacatcatcacccacatcatatgacacaagatgaataactctggcacaaatttttcatgaactattccccctttttacttagaatttcaggttaaagttttgatgcactttcgctctatcactgttattactgaatggatttgattcagactttaaatagttgttcaacatcatcacctacctcatttgacacaaggtgcataactctggcaccaatttttcatgaattattccccctttttacttagaatttcaggttaaagttttgatgcactttcactctatcactgttattacagaatggatatgattcaaacttaaaatagttgttcaacatcatcacccacaccatttaacacaaggtgcataactctggcaccaatttttcatgaattatgcccccttttacttaggattaaaggttagttttgatgcattttcactatctctcggttattatgaaatgcatttgattcaaacttgaagtagttgttccacattatcacccacatcatatgacacaagatgcataactcttgcaccaatattttattaattatgccccctttttgcttaggctatacttatatagtgttttgatacactttatctgtacctctcttattacttaatatttttgacacagactcaggctattgtgcaatatcttcattcaccattggagttaataaacactccagtgacagctccagtttcctcagatgtgcccagtttcactatccagcatcgaaatagtcgagcacgctgtctcctgtgacagctcttgttcatttctTTGGTAAGATGTGGCTAGGGATGGAACCCATGACCTCCATCATTTAAAGTGAGAGCTCTACCACTAGATCACTTTCAAAGTGGTTTGGAAATACTGTACAGAGGCAGTAATTTAAAGAAGTCAgttgaatgaaaaaaataagaaCAGAAATGTTATCCACAGTAACAATTTCCATTGTGGATTAGTTTGTTTCAGCTTTATATTTTAGGCAGTGGTTTAAGCCATACATGATATATTTCTCAGaacttttttatgataaaatactttttaatcatttgtaTTCTGTAGTAATCTAAAGATATGTCTAttgtgttttaagtatttttgctGCTGATAAATGGTTtcagtacatttttgtattttgctgtTAAATTTTCCTTACTGGTGCAATACTCCTTCATTTATTACAAAAGATATTGATTGAATTGAATTTTAGTTATGAAACTGGCAGATAATTTCTTCCATTTAGATCTGTTAAAAAAGTAAATAGGAAATTCATTAGCAAAACTCCCTTTGTTGAATTTGCctagtattttttgtttgtttttgcggGTAAGTAAATTCGAATGAATATGAGAACTGGGCACTGGTCATTTTAAGTAGTTTAATGGACCAAATTTAATTAttgataattttcaaaagttaaataTCTTAGTTCACCTGAATGCGTCCTCACAGACAGAGATCCAAGCATGTAGTTGACAAATTTTTTATATAGGAGAAAATTTCGAGAAAGATGAGTAGAAATATTTTCCTCTTGGTAAGTGTTGCTTTTTATTAGACCTAGCTGAGAATTCATAACTGTtaagattattttgaaataagtaaaacaaatatattaatattattttatgtatctgTTCATTTTTTCTGTAATGGTATGCTATTTGTAATTTCAGTCTATTATTATAGCTGAATTAGTGACTggcttccattttaattttagCTTTATGCTTCCCGGAAAGGGGTGAGGGTATATAGTTGCCaccttgtctgtctgtctgtccacctGTCCCATCTGACCTTTTTAGTTGtgtcattttatttcaatttatactTTGAAATCATAAATACTCATGGCAGACATATTTTCGTGGATATCAGATATTGTGGTTGGGCCAGCTCACAAGATTTAATCCCAGTGAACAAACGGTACCTTTCaaatttgaaatccatgattTCTAGTCCTCATAAAATAGCCATTTTTgccaaaactgcaaaattttatgaccacaaaataaaatgatttcataggggtttgttttgttttattttcgaatattaaagctggaaattaaataaaacatgagATATTGATAGAAATTAAGATACAACTAAAGCTATTATTCCCTGCATTAGTTGCTAGATTACAATGCCATTCAATGTCTTTTTAGATATTAATTTGTTTCTTGTTTGAGAATAATggcatgtctcttctttccagtGCATGAACTTTGTGATAGGAGGTATAGCCACCATGTTGACTACCAGATCCAATTTCACTGATATTTGAACTTCTTAACAAATATAGTTGGCAAATAACCctcaattttcaatttaaatgcttctttaaaatattcagaaatttgctaattgttattaaaaatacacatataattGGCAAATTCTTAACGTTTTAAAGAAGCgtttaatgtagttctgcacatttgataaaccagaagtgttggcgtaacgtcatttttccggaaaacgtagaataaagaccggattcggcgtacggaaatgaaaatcattttatgaattaatcgcaacctgcgagtaaatttattacaatggcactgttgccatatttctaaagtcaaaatatgatattaaaacatatcacatgttaaataattcaaaataatgtcttaaaattagcgcgAAATgcccggtttactttaatcatcaTCAAAGATCTCAAAAAttagcacacggacctatacaatttatttcatcaaattataggccatgactttatttacaactgtgagaagtttcatcaaaatctacatagtagaaaattttctattcgcgaaaatgttatgaaaattatgattttcccatagactcccattatgaaatatttcgtgaggtccctatttttcaaatcggtccagcaaaaaatcaagcacacgaccctatcttttttatttgcttaattttctaggtatattctgaagttttgaaaaatcagagtttaatcaaattctacattgtagaaataatttcgatccaaacgtgcagaacttccTTAAATAGAAAGTTGCAGGTTATTTAAATCGAAGTGAGTAGTTAACAAAATTAGCGTAGATTATATATCCAGCTGCAGAGTACCTGTATGCATCAGTTTAAAGGCGTTCGCAACAgtttctgtatatgagatgggcgaaaatatTTACCAAGAACAGATTtcttaaactttggatattgaagaacaatcattaataaaacaaaaatatgcaatcagagtcataggtcaccagtattgaaaaagtaATTATCTGCCCTTGGAAACTCACTGTAGTGTAGCTGTTGATTATTTTGTGCATAAATTATGAGAGACTTAcatgaccaagtggttaaggtcacttgcCCTTACCTGTTGGTATGAGCCTTGCTTGGGTCAGCATATAAAGTAGCTATCCTGCAGTCTTTCGGAAGGTAGGTGGCTCTACCAAAGATCCCGCCCATTTCTAATGATAATACCAGGAAAAGCCCCTGGAGTTGttcttaataacaaaaaatgGAAAGTAGATGTTTAACTTTGTGACTTAAAACTCATCATAACCAGTAAACAATGTatgaatttctgtttattttgtatttcagcATTTTTTCCTTGTGGAATTATTCTGCGGGTGTAATGCAGGTATGTTGATAATATGTTTACTTCTTGTAAAGCTATTTATAAATATGACTTGGTACTTAAAAGTTAAAGTTCACTCAAAAGAGTATACCGTTCAgtgaattattatatatttatgtaatgattattttattattattattattatcattataataccagatttatatagcacccttttcatgattaacacgttcaaaggcacttaaTACAGTTAAACACACCACGGTTGAATCATCTTAGTAAAACGAGCAATTGCAGAGGGACAGAGTGATAAGCCAACAAAGGGAATCCTTTTGATAAGATTGTCTAGTACTGctgctctttgcaaatagacagtctggtacTTTAACATGGTCAGTCTAATATTAGCAC from Mercenaria mercenaria strain notata chromosome 2, MADL_Memer_1, whole genome shotgun sequence carries:
- the LOC123561918 gene encoding proline-rich protein HaeIII subfamily 1-like; translated protein: MPPHRATDNQREQQNHHIGPQTARESNRQPPHRATDNQREQQKPPHRATNSQRGQQKPPHRATDSHHRQSERATDSHHIGPQTARESNRSHHIGPHTIRESNRSHHIGPQTTRVSNRSIHIGPQTARGGNRSHHIGSQTASWGNRSHHIGPQTAREGNRSSHIGPQTARGGNRSHHIGPQTAREGNRSHHIGPQTARESNRSHHIGPQPASGGNRSHHIGPQTDNQREQQRPPHRATDSQWGQQKPPHRATDSQRGQQKPPHRATDSQREQQKPPHRAADSQRGQQKPPHRATDSQRGQQKPPHRATDSQRGQKKPPHRATDSPRGQQKPPHRATDSQRGQQKPPHRATDSQRGQQKPPHRATDSQRGQQKPPHRVTDSQRVQQKPPHRATDSQRGQQKPPHRATDSQRGQQKPPHRATDSQRGQQKPPHRATDSQRGQQKPPHRATDSQRGQQKPPTARGGNRQPQ